TTGGCAGCCGCGTGAATCAAGTTAATTGTGCGGCTCGCGCCAGGTCTTCATCCTTGCCTGCAACGAGGATGGCATCGGAATCCTTCAGAGGAGCATCAGGATCGGGATTTGCGGTAATCTGATCGGTCAAGACATCGTGGATGGCGACAACCGAGATGGCGTATCGTCTGCGGAGTTCCAAAGCTCGTAGCGTCTTCCCGCTCCAATCCTGTGGCACGGCCATCTCCTGCACACTGAAGCCAGGTCCCAGCTGGACGTAGTTCAACAAAGCACTCCCGGACATGCGCGTACCGAGGCTGAGGGCCGATTCACGTTCGGGAAAAATTGACTCCGTCACTCCGATCCTTTCCATCACGCGCGCATGATCCCGAGAGATTACTTTCACATAGACATCGCGAACCTTTAGGTCGTGCAGCACCATGGTGGCCAAAATACTGGCGGTTATGTCATCACCTGTGCTGACCACACCGGCATCGGCACCTTTAGCTCCAATCTTTTCCAGCACTTGAATGCTGCGACCATCTCCCACCGCTGCTCGCGACACAAAAGGTGCAATCCGATCAACAGCGATTTCACTCGGGTCGATGGCAATGACTTCGTGCCCTTTGGCATGCAACGACTCTGCCACACTTGAACCAAAGTTGCCAAGACCGATTACGACAAACCGCTTCATTGAACTCTCCTGACCACGACGGTCTAACCGACAACCACATCCTCGTACGAATACCGAAAACTAGATTCCCGGGACTGCCGAACCATAAACACTGCAGTGAGGGTCAGCGGGCCCACTCGTCCTAAAAACATCAGAATGATGGCCGTCCAGCGGCCAACGATGCTCAGCTGCGGCGTAATTCCTGTCGACAAACCAACCGTGCCAAACGCACTGGCTGCTTCGAACATGCAATCCAGAAAATGAGCCTCATCGTTCCGGAAGGTTTCCGTCACTGTAAGAATAAAAATACCCGCCGTGACGATTCCAAACGAAATGACAAACAGCCCGACCGCGCGCGCGGTGGTCTCATTGCGAATCGAGCGATTCCAATAGGTGGTCACGACTTCTCCCTTCAACCGCGATAAGGCCAATAATCCGATCAGGGCGAACGTTGTCGTCTTGATTCCTCCTGCGGTCGAACCGGGAGAACCGCCGATGGTCATTAAGATAATCGTCAAGAAATTGCTGCTGTCTGTTGCTTCACCGTAGTTGATCGAATTAAAGCCTGCCGTGCGACTAGTGACACTCATGAACAGACCGTTTGTCAGCTTATGAACGATGGGCAACTCGCGCAGCGTGGCGTTCCACTCGAAGATGCAAAAAAAGATCCAGCCGATTACGAGCAACGCCAGCGAAGTGATCAACACAATTCGGCTATGCAACGAAAGCCTGAATATCTTTCGTGTTTTGCCGGCCTGGTATCGAAGAGCTAGTTCTTCCATCGTCAAAAACCCCAGGCCACCAGCAATGATCAGCGCCATGTGAACCAGCAGGACGAGAGGTGCCTGCTGGTAACTCATCAGCGAATCGGAAAACACGGAAAAGCCAGCGTTGCAAAACGAACTAACCGAATGAAAGATGGCTGGCCAAAGTGCTCCCGCGAAACCCAATTTGGGAATCCACAACAGGTACAGCGCAAGTGCCCCGACCCCCTCGATCAAAAACGTAAACCGCACTACATCGAATGTGAGTTGTCTTGGGTCGATGTGCGGTGCGGCC
Above is a window of Anatilimnocola aggregata DNA encoding:
- a CDS encoding potassium channel family protein is translated as MKRFVVIGLGNFGSSVAESLHAKGHEVIAIDPSEIAVDRIAPFVSRAAVGDGRSIQVLEKIGAKGADAGVVSTGDDITASILATMVLHDLKVRDVYVKVISRDHARVMERIGVTESIFPERESALSLGTRMSGSALLNYVQLGPGFSVQEMAVPQDWSGKTLRALELRRRYAISVVAIHDVLTDQITANPDPDAPLKDSDAILVAGKDEDLARAAQLT
- a CDS encoding TrkH family potassium uptake protein, whose amino-acid sequence is MDKARKRSSFGRWDIRKNRALQLWQRITPPQFFVASFALLILIGTLGLKLLPGLYTREPLSWIDALFTSTSAVCVTGLSTFDMATRCTWAGQAWILLLIQLGGLGMLTFASMIIVALGRRLSLRGEAMAVGGLEAAPHIDPRQLTFDVVRFTFLIEGVGALALYLLWIPKLGFAGALWPAIFHSVSSFCNAGFSVFSDSLMSYQQAPLVLLVHMALIIAGGLGFLTMEELALRYQAGKTRKIFRLSLHSRIVLITSLALLVIGWIFFCIFEWNATLRELPIVHKLTNGLFMSVTSRTAGFNSINYGEATDSSNFLTIILMTIGGSPGSTAGGIKTTTFALIGLLALSRLKGEVVTTYWNRSIRNETTARAVGLFVISFGIVTAGIFILTVTETFRNDEAHFLDCMFEAASAFGTVGLSTGITPQLSIVGRWTAIILMFLGRVGPLTLTAVFMVRQSRESSFRYSYEDVVVG